The segment TAATCTCCAGCAAACAGGAAGACGCGGGCATGACTGGCCAGATTAGTGCGCGTTCTGAGAAAGGCGACGGGTTCTACTGGACTCTACGCTTCGGCGTCGGCTGGGACGAGGCCAACCCAGAGGATATGAttgaggttgatggcgaTCTTAACACCGTGACGGGCGACGGCATGGCTAACCCAGCCACCCGCTTCCACCTTTGGGTCTACTCAGGTAGACCAGATGTCCACAGCATTATCCACACTCATTCTCCTTGGGTTCAGGCGCTGGCAGCCGCCGAGCAGCCTCTTGTTGTCTCTCAGATGGATATGACGCCTTTCTACAATAACTGCGCATTCCTCGGCAAGTGGCCGGGCCTGCCCATTGCCGACGATGAGGGTGTCATCATCACAGCGGCCCTGGCCGACAAGAACTCCATTATCCTCGCCAACCACGGCATGCTCACGGCCGGGAAGAACGTGCGCGCATCTACATACCTAGCAGTTTTATTGGAGCGTGCGTGTCGTATTCAGCTGCGGGCAGCTGCTTATGGTCCTCCTAGGCCTGTCAACGGAGCTCTTGCTAAGGAGGCTGGTGCTTACCTTCTGCGAGATAACATCGTCAACTCTTCCTTTGAATACTGGTACCGACAGAGCAAGGGATTTGCCCCTATGTCTATATAGAGGGCGCAACAAGGCGGGATCAGACTTCACTTCATTTGTCACAGCAATTAAGAACGGAACACACGCTATCGGTCAGAAGAATCAATTTAACCTGGACGAAAGGAAAGCTTCGTATATAAGACTGCGTTCAATCCCTTTTTGATAGCGAAGAATTGCAAGCACAATTCTGACTCTGAAGTCCTCTCTACTCTACACATCTGTGACTAAGACAAGACTGCGTAAATAGATAGTAGGCGATATAGGAGAACTGTTTTTGACATTACCTACGAAGGCAACATGGTATATATGTAGCTATTTATTTGAGCATCAAGAAAATATTAGCAAAGATGTACAGTTTCTATATTAGCGACTTTTATTTCGGTACGCTGCCCCGTTATAACCTTATTCTTCTCGGAGGCTGTTGACTATCCATTCTGTTGAACAGCCCGTTATCTCCAGGATGCTATTAAACTAACCTATTGTCGCGCCTTTTTACGTGCTGAAAAAATAATAACAAAAAGTTATgttattaatttaagttaTTAGGTGCAGGGTTTTATCCCGCAGatatttaaagtatatagGTTGATTAATAGCATGTTATTTCACGTGGCTTATCAAAGACTATATACTATTTGCGACCCTCTGCCCCCCCCCGATTTCACTTTATGTCAGATAGTATTTgaatagtattattaatattttccTGTAAAGCGTCCTCTGGATTAATCCGCAAAGAGATATTAACCAGACctaattactttataaagtaagAATGTTTTTCTGCTAAAAGAGGTTTCGTAAAGTTATCTGCTAGTATATTTGTAGTTGGTACCTACTAAActgtaacggctaaggttcccaagggataaactagtcgtagtttatattagcagagCTATTaaggcagttaatctaagcagttaggtgttatattagtaataggttataaattataactaagtaattaaagttaaagagttataagtaaagcttatttaatataataattagtattaaaagctaaaaagctaaagtctatttataaagtaaatttaagggtccttatatactataattactagttattataaaggtaagtattcttaatacttacttctaaatactaataagtattatatatacttacttataataactaagtatttttcttattagtcttattatactaactaatattttatagcctATTATGCCTGTATTGCCTAGTAGCTctatatagccggcctaacctaTAGCCtatatactaggttataatataatatcccctctcTTATAGTCTTATCCTTAAGATCTAagccttattttataagtaattcctttattcttttctttttattagtaagttcctttttctttttattctttataatatttttttaataccatatttagttatattattatttcttatacCTAAAAGCAAAAAGATCccttattaaaagctctttttaccttataaaataattacttaattaattctattaaattatttaattataatattatattatatttcttttattttacctATAGTCtttattataagataattaagcGTTCTTTTAAGTATAAGGAATATATATAGTAGGAGCGTTTTTATAATgcttttagtattataattagcttatataggtgttctttttatatattactattttttattaataagtatccttataattaattatattatttttaaattaaaatatttagattaagagaaaaaaaaagtaaaaaagtaaatacttaagGCTTAGGCTAAGTTAAATAAAGTGCTGGCTTATCTAGTATAATTACGCTATTAAAAGCAGTAGTTAATTACTAAGggttaataaataacttacttaggtttataattattaaataagttaaagaaggagaagtattataaatttaaggctattattaatatataatctCTAAGTATTATTAACGTGTTAAATTAGAACATTATATTTAAGGATaccttattaaatactactggtaatattattataataagtgctaataattttttaggtgCTTTataggttcttatatatttttcttatctttatagcttttttatttaataagatattagtatattttatttcttattcTTATATCTAAGATTTATTctactttatattttattttatttataactttaatattttcttttattagtatattatttagtGCTttcttaaaaagtaaaatatatactataaaataattccttataatctttaataataaaagtttatagttatttattaatattcttttcttAATAGTAAATagtcctaattttttatagtttaatttattatttaattatattattttaatattttattagagtaGGTAAACTATATTTCCCTCCCTAAAAATTAGTccttttaatcttttataattataatattatattattttattttatataaattctaatttatatcgtatttctttatataatctCTTTAGTTTATTTGCTTAtagtattatttattttacttataatcctttatattatatttaaaatactttaggatTAAATCTATAATTAGTATAGGCTAGTATTtgctttattaattctaatattaagctattataagctaattacactataaataactatttaacctaattatcctattaatagttaatataatattataaatactatttaaGTATCTGGTTTAATTTTTctgtttatttatttatttataggtaatatatagtacttaacttataatttattttaagttatattataagtacttattaaaacttaaaggtaaatatacttcttttatctaatataatttcttttaatagcttataattacttattattatttataaaaatatatatataagttcttttatattacttacttttttatataatagaaagtatttatactttataagtctatttataattataaatatactattatattttatattagttattagttcttttaatattaatagctttataatataattaaaagctattaattcttataattatattaatactagtaataattatagttctttatatagcttatattataaagccttactttttttatattatatatatttattaataacctttttaattattttcttaattcttAAGAAAtcgtattattattatattttatctAGTATTTTATGGATTCcttagtatttataagctaGGTATTTAtgtatttctttaatatattcttcttataactttagtaATATCtagattttctttttatatattagtacttcTCCTaggtagtatatatatcttattagtatattcctaatatattatatattatttattacttattagtatattttattatatattaggttttttttttatacttttaatataatatttaattatttttactaaaagttattatttttattaattttaaggagttattttattattataagtacttttatattataattatttttttaacttaaagcatttacttatttattcttagatcctttttaataaataattttataattaaattctaaaaaatatttaacctattaaatttattatttatttaattattatattattataaaataagagatattcttataattaatatataccttaactttatatttacttcttataaaataatatttaaatttcttaaaaatattaataattactaagaattctttattataaataaggtaattaagttttactttataaagtttctttaagtaaaatataataagatataattttttattattatttttttatttaacttatatttttaaagtaaagtttaataagttagtttttaatttttttttttttttaggttaaaagttcttaaaataagtttaaatataataagttctttaattttattaaaggtatattataccttattattttaattttattacttatccttcttaataagtttatttaagggtattataattttattatagcttttaataaatcttttataataatttataaagcctttaaagctttatatatccttaatattctttaatattaattaatttcttattaccttaatctttatcttttttatttatattttatttaattatattatatatcttaaaaaGTCTACTTCTTaggtataaaatttactttttattagttcTACTAGTAACTTTACGTTTTATAGtgcttataataccttatatatatattctttatagttttttaaggtttttaagaaaattaatatattatttagatatattactataaaattatttaaatatttttatagtatattattaattatttattaaaatattattagtatattagtaagcttaaataatattactaggtatttaaataatttaaactttattctaaaagctatcttttatttatagcctttctttatttaaattaaattatatacttcCTTTAGGTTTAAAGCagtaaactaatttattttatataattagtcttataattctaatataagtaataataatatttaatcctttataataatcatatttaattactaataatctacTATTAACCAtaattttttcttcttttttagaataaatataactaagtatttagcttttaatataaatactttaatatagccttttactagtattttattaatatattcttatagtattttaagttcttttatatttaagttataaatcttataaaatattattaattttttatttattaagttaatttaataatcctattaattatattctaatagtctggtttttaattcttttataaataattttttatatttttagtatttcttagaaatattcttaagtttttttttttttattattaagcttttattatttttattattcttatttttcttttcttctttaagtttcttatttatatttataaggtcttttcttaaggtaataataaccttttagattttagcttttatcttcttattacttattattatttatatcctagtttatagtattattaaggttattataatagatctaattattttaattacttttttactacttatttattattattaattcttaaataacttacttaaaggttctttttttttagaactttatttataagctaagttataataaaattttattctttcttttaaattttattagttttattagcttaaagtcttattttactttaattagcttatccTTTAGTTAATTAGTAGGTTACTCTCCTATAactataagtactttaatactaagttatattctaatatatttataatattaagttaaattacttttaaataaccttaaatttatactttaaaataattagtctcttaattaataattctattattataagtaaaaagttttcctttaatattaattaacttatataatacctttttatgtttttataataattaataataatttataactctaagtaaaatataattacttattatactattatttataagtatataaatataatatcttataactttagtaTCTAATACtatcttattactttatttattctaggttatattaagggttattagtatctttttttttatactagcttatagcctttttataaataatataccttattttttaagttttttaaaataaattcttttataatttattattttatttcttaatattattttataagtcttattttattttataagtacttaaagtaaaacctattattaaatatttaatataagtaattataaatttagttttttatttttttatattttttatatcttaagttattataatttattatatatttcttattatatctagggttaaacttttatttattatattacttatttaactattatttattataatatattaattttataattcccttaaggtttttttatttaagtatatctaatacttattatatttatttatatactactagtattttatattattacttatactactttttagccttatttattatatattttaagtaatttaataataggtatattatatagttttttattttatattaaggtaatttaagtaatagctctcttttatatattaggatcttttccttatatatatattaatattattacttattttttatatatatatataattaatatatatctaatttatatatatttataaaatctatataagcttaatatttaataagtatatttaaattaggttctaagattattatttaattattattaattatttttactctttattttaagagttcttatttaaagtataatactttaattaaatattcttttattttaattaaaaatatatctaGTTATACCTTAGtttaaaagtatacttaatatattataaacgtgtataatacctatattaaatgtatatattttatgtattttaataaaagtttagaattattttcctttttttcttttagaaactataatatttagttttttattaccaTAATAATATCTATTACTagaataagaattataaaatgttttcttattaatataagaaaatattattatatagcttatttttatataattattagctttataggcgtttttttcttactttatttatttttaaatacttttaaagtatctaagattatattattattattaacgCTTATTTctcttactttattttttagtttattaaaagtaataaggatttatatattttatttctccttatattattattccctttaaatttttcttatttttacttattattatacctaattaagaatttcttagtataagtttttatttaaatattttaataattttagtttataaagtttcttttatcttattattataagtattcttttttttattaattatttatttaggttttcttatactaattatttaattacttataatttatttcctataaaatttataattttcttttttagttttcttagttctTTTAGAAACTATTCtctttcttatttattacttatataaacgtagtaattattattataataaaaagtctaattaaggttcttatattctacttttaatttaataactttgattttttattagttaataaaattaagttattttttacctttttttagtactagcttttattttttcttaggtttcttatatttattagtaaaatatcttagttttttataattataatatttcttttcctttttattatttttcttagtaatattaagctttatttatttagggttaaaagtataattataagtaataaatttattatactttttatattaattagcttagTAACTTTTCCTTTTAATAAGGCTTTAGGTTCTTTtaccttatttcttttatatatattattaatattatttattattaatttatattattataataatataatctaataagttatttagtttattctttttataaagtttatttttaacttcttccttaaatcctttataaaaagctaatataaaaggtttatcctcttaattaagctaaaatataagttatttaaagtaagcAGTATAATCAGATATTAATCTCTTTTACttaagcctattaatatagtacttaatagctttaactttattaattattttaaaggcctttttaatagcttttttaaatttattataacttttaaaaataatattagttttttctttataattatttttttctttattaaagtaatcccttataataagtttaaattatataagtattactcctattatatattctcttatataaaatatcttaataaaggatttttttattttatttaagaattattagtaataagctttaagttaagtaaggaatccttaaagtatacctagggatttattatataattttagtaCTTTAGGTTTAAGGATTTCTcttaagttctttttaattataataataattatagcttatttttattattcttcttttatttattaaacttattcttaaaagtatataatcttagtaagtattttataaataaaaataattattagtttttcttaggttttatttaatctaaatataataataatcttatataatactatattaatagttattaggtattacttaaagtaacATAGTAATAAtctaaataaaagcttttaatatataataattaaggttcttaaaagataaactagttatagtttatattaataaagctactagggtaattaatctaagtaattaggtattatattaataataggttataaattataactaagtaattagagttaaaaagttataagtaaagcttatttaatataataattagtattaaaagctaagaagttaaagtctatttataaagtaaatttaagggttcttatatattataattattagttattataaaggtaagtattcttaatacttacttttaaatactaataagtattatatatacttacttataataactaagtattcttcttattagttctattatattaactaataTTCTATAGCCTATTATACCTGTGCTGCCTAGCGGCTCTATAtagccggcccaacctgcagcctacgtgctaGGTCGTAACATGAACAGTAATTTTGTTATATCTATAAATCTGTCTTAGCTAGAGGTTGTGGATGTTAACATGTTTTAGTTTTGATATTAGTTGTGGTCTCTCTTTCTGGATTCTACTGTTTGTTAATTATCGCAGAGAATATAAACTTGTTATTCAGGATTAAACTCTATTTGTTGGAATAGCCGGTATAGAGATATTATCTCCCCTCGCTGTGTGAG is part of the Metarhizium brunneum chromosome 4, complete sequence genome and harbors:
- the novR gene encoding Decarboxylase NovR; its protein translation is MAPSATTAPVKAAAPAPKIGSEPLRPKEYFDKRSAEEMKKNLKIPERTLQEMMACACRIISSKQEDAGMTGQISARSEKGDGFYWTLRFGVGWDEANPEDMIEVDGDLNTVTGDGMANPATRFHLWVYSGRPDVHSIIHTHSPWVQALAAAEQPLVVSQMDMTPFYNNCAFLGKWPGLPIADDEGVIITAALADKNSIILANHGMLTAGKNVRASTYLAVLLERACRIQLRAAAYGPPRPVNGALAKEAGAYLLRDNIVNSSFEYWYRQSKGFAPMSI